A single genomic interval of Terriglobus albidus harbors:
- a CDS encoding GumC family protein: MSDEHTPLSVRIPMLFGALKYRLRLILIVLVVVFAGSAAYIEQMPNVYRAQTQILVNPQRISDKYVSSAVSMGASDRLNTLSQQILSASRLEKILDDFQLFPKLRGKVSREELIERMRKNIGIELKHNADGLSAFTLSYTGDSAKEVAAVANKLADSFITWNLQDREQEAQGTTAFLANELVTTKTQLDALENQLSAYKLRHLGELPDQLQANMQTLSRLQVELQANVEGQSRLDHEALLAASASPDPVSQRTPGPSSNPRQRLVSEKLAAQAELAELRKHYTDSFPDVIQKQAEIHALDERIAATPVVDAAALSSPDAQPTANPQLQLIRRDRARLVSEQRNIQASISRYQSKVDSAPLREQEISQLLRDYDTTKDHYRSLLEKNYSAQMAAQLEHDQKGGSFTMLDSARVPDIPTGPKRMPLLIGAFCLALILAGGTAFVSEMMDSTVKSELELRDCLPGIPLLGITPTMERTQMRRVLAPARYLLGGQ; the protein is encoded by the coding sequence GTGTCAGATGAGCATACCCCACTTTCCGTGCGCATCCCGATGCTGTTCGGTGCGCTGAAGTACCGCTTGCGACTGATTCTCATCGTCCTTGTCGTCGTCTTCGCGGGGTCGGCCGCCTATATCGAGCAGATGCCGAATGTGTATCGGGCTCAAACGCAGATTCTGGTAAACCCGCAGCGAATCTCTGACAAATACGTCAGCAGTGCAGTCTCGATGGGTGCAAGCGACCGCCTGAACACGCTAAGCCAGCAGATTCTCAGCGCTTCCCGACTGGAAAAGATTCTGGACGACTTCCAGCTCTTTCCGAAGCTACGCGGCAAAGTAAGCCGCGAAGAGCTTATCGAGCGCATGCGTAAAAACATAGGCATCGAGTTGAAACATAACGCCGATGGCCTGAGCGCATTCACGTTGAGCTATACCGGAGATTCGGCCAAAGAGGTTGCAGCTGTTGCAAATAAGCTCGCAGATTCGTTTATTACATGGAATCTCCAGGACCGCGAGCAGGAGGCCCAGGGAACAACCGCATTTCTGGCGAATGAACTGGTCACGACAAAGACTCAACTAGATGCTTTGGAAAACCAGCTTAGCGCTTACAAGCTGAGGCATCTCGGAGAACTACCCGATCAATTGCAGGCCAACATGCAAACGCTCTCACGTCTGCAGGTGGAGCTTCAAGCAAATGTCGAAGGTCAAAGTCGCCTGGACCACGAAGCTCTTCTTGCAGCCTCGGCCTCTCCGGATCCAGTATCGCAGCGTACACCTGGGCCATCCTCCAATCCCCGCCAACGGCTGGTAAGCGAAAAACTGGCGGCCCAGGCAGAACTCGCAGAACTGCGCAAGCACTATACGGATAGCTTTCCTGACGTCATACAAAAACAGGCCGAAATCCATGCTCTGGATGAACGGATCGCGGCAACTCCGGTAGTCGATGCAGCGGCGCTTTCATCACCCGACGCGCAGCCCACCGCGAACCCACAGTTGCAACTGATCCGTCGCGATCGGGCCCGTCTGGTGAGCGAACAGCGAAATATCCAGGCCTCGATCAGCCGCTATCAGTCAAAAGTTGATTCCGCACCTCTCCGCGAACAAGAGATCTCGCAATTGTTACGCGACTACGACACGACAAAAGATCACTATCGCTCCCTGCTCGAGAAGAACTACTCGGCGCAGATGGCGGCCCAGCTGGAGCACGACCAGAAAGGGGGCAGCTTTACGATGCTCGACTCTGCGCGCGTTCCTGATATTCCGACAGGCCCGAAGCGCATGCCGCTTCTCATCGGCGCTTTCTGTCTAGCACTGATACTGGCCGGCGGTACCGCCTTTGTCAGCGAGATGATGGATAGCACCGTAAAGTCCGAGTTGGAGTTAAGAGATTGCCTTCCCGGCATTCCACTTCTCGGCATTACACCAACGATGGAACGAACGCAGATGCGTCGCGTACTCGCACCGGCGCGTTATCTCCTAGGGGGCCAATAA
- a CDS encoding polysaccharide biosynthesis/export family protein, which translates to MADAGKTNASSVPKADPRTAPAVAAPQYTIGSGDVLNIQVWKEKDLSQTVVVRPDGKISLPLLGEVYVVGKEPSQLEDLIQTRLQSMVVQPRVTVTVTEIHSRMVYITGEITRPGAYPLNTPITVLQLIAQAGGLTQFASKKKIHVLRASGPAGGIWVNYKSLLQGSDPNHNLQLNPGDTVVIP; encoded by the coding sequence GTGGCAGATGCAGGCAAGACCAACGCTTCGAGCGTGCCGAAAGCCGACCCTCGCACTGCGCCTGCCGTTGCTGCGCCGCAGTACACGATTGGAAGCGGAGATGTCCTCAACATCCAGGTCTGGAAGGAAAAAGACCTGAGCCAGACGGTCGTTGTCCGCCCCGATGGCAAGATCTCACTCCCATTGCTTGGCGAAGTGTATGTCGTGGGTAAAGAACCGTCCCAGTTGGAAGACCTGATCCAAACCCGCCTCCAATCAATGGTGGTGCAGCCGCGTGTGACGGTCACAGTAACCGAGATACACAGCCGAATGGTCTACATCACCGGAGAAATTACACGTCCCGGCGCCTACCCGTTGAATACCCCGATCACCGTACTTCAGTTGATCGCACAGGCTGGTGGTCTCACCCAATTTGCCTCCAAGAAAAAGATCCATGTACTCCGTGCAAGCGGGCCAGCTGGCGGTATCTGGGTGAACTACAAGTCTCTGCTTCAAGGTTCGGATCCGAATCATAATCTGCAGCTCAATCCTGGCGACACAGTGGTGATCCCGTGA
- a CDS encoding glycosyltransferase family 4 protein: MGVVPIATSHKATEGPQPDGSSLRVWLSDPLCFTPWYTASLARALASANVSLRLLSASVSREPEYFSQVGLSPDPGPFRFDQLANGWPSSLRRVLRCAAAISNAIALARTLESTPSKRPDIIHLQQLPLLNHNIGSDFELLRAARRCHIPVVHTVHNLLPHDTGNRLESIYGRLYRSVDHLICHSRDIADALEARFDIPSIFISVIPHGPLFESADQRNPSDARATLKLPPDRPIVLWQGVMASYKGLDLLLQAWTASVPRWRNRSTAMPLLVIAGTGSSEVEAEVQAAAAALPDTLRADVHYIPTSRLPSYYQAADLLVYPYRSITTSGALLTGLCYRKPIIASDLPPFREYLEPNQNALLVPPGDVAALSFALQEAVDGITNLYQQPRAEAGRNIYLDLLAGAANNPRRYVGWDQIARQTIDVYRMAIAAKAAQPKVCKVLHTFPKASLRKA; the protein is encoded by the coding sequence ATGGGCGTGGTACCGATCGCGACATCGCATAAGGCGACAGAAGGCCCGCAACCGGATGGCTCATCCCTGCGCGTATGGCTAAGTGATCCTCTGTGTTTTACCCCCTGGTATACCGCCTCACTCGCCCGTGCGCTCGCTTCAGCAAATGTCTCCCTGCGCCTGCTCAGTGCCAGTGTCTCTCGCGAGCCTGAGTATTTTTCTCAAGTGGGTTTATCTCCTGATCCGGGTCCTTTCCGCTTTGACCAGCTTGCAAATGGCTGGCCCTCATCACTGCGGCGTGTCCTGCGTTGCGCCGCCGCTATCTCGAACGCCATTGCACTCGCAAGAACGCTGGAGAGCACTCCCTCAAAGCGCCCCGACATCATCCACCTGCAGCAGTTACCTTTGTTGAACCACAATATCGGAAGCGACTTCGAGTTGCTCCGTGCCGCCCGGAGATGCCACATCCCGGTTGTGCACACTGTTCATAACCTGCTTCCACACGACACCGGGAATCGCCTGGAGAGCATATACGGCCGCCTCTATCGCAGCGTGGATCACCTGATCTGCCACTCGCGGGATATCGCAGATGCATTGGAGGCTCGATTCGATATACCTTCCATCTTTATCTCTGTCATACCGCATGGGCCTCTCTTCGAATCCGCGGATCAAAGGAATCCCAGCGATGCCCGTGCAACCCTGAAGCTTCCTCCAGACCGACCTATCGTCCTCTGGCAGGGAGTGATGGCGTCCTATAAGGGATTAGATCTTCTGCTCCAGGCGTGGACGGCCAGCGTGCCTCGATGGAGAAATCGATCGACAGCTATGCCGCTGCTGGTCATTGCAGGTACGGGTTCATCGGAGGTCGAGGCCGAGGTTCAAGCAGCAGCCGCTGCCCTGCCGGATACCCTGCGAGCAGACGTTCACTACATTCCCACAAGCCGACTGCCTTCCTACTACCAGGCTGCCGATCTGCTGGTGTATCCCTATCGTTCAATAACAACCAGCGGCGCTCTGCTGACAGGCCTGTGCTACCGGAAGCCAATTATCGCCTCCGACCTGCCGCCATTCCGGGAGTATCTGGAACCAAACCAGAACGCACTGCTGGTGCCTCCCGGAGACGTTGCAGCACTTTCCTTCGCACTCCAAGAAGCGGTCGACGGCATCACAAATCTATACCAGCAGCCGCGAGCTGAGGCAGGCAGAAACATCTATCTCGACCTTCTCGCGGGAGCAGCGAATAACCCTCGCAGGTATGTCGGTTGGGATCAGATCGCGCGGCAAACGATCGACGTATATCGGATGGCAATCGCCGCTAAAGCAGCGCAGCCGAAAGTGTGCAAGGTCCTGCACACATTTCCGAAGGCATCCCTCCGCAAAGCCTGA
- a CDS encoding glycosyltransferase — MICLLSAALQRAGAEVYLGVFNGTSASCSRFVEEAERQSLRVLNLGCTGRWSLRTIVLLARWLRRNRIEVLHTHGYKANIYGLVAARLAGCALVATCHNWTNRTASLRQYATLDRFLLRHFDRVVAVSHGVRSNLRRAGVPGRRIRQIPNGIEVATYKAASQTPSRSGRIILGCLSRLSKEKGVDVLVWALPKLLAAYPELQCVVAGEGPERERLLALAAELCVAHALHLPGFCDDTARFLSRCTIVIQPSRIEAMPLAVLEAMASEKPIVASAVGEIPRLLEGGKAGMLVPPNDPDLLADAILLLLSSPEKQQVLAARAAEKATACFDVSVMLDGYLSTYKEAMAKRHLLMRLSPFEKAGAFYGRGTDRDIA, encoded by the coding sequence ATGATCTGCCTTCTGTCGGCCGCTCTTCAACGCGCCGGAGCCGAGGTCTACCTCGGCGTATTCAACGGCACCAGCGCATCCTGTTCGCGTTTTGTCGAGGAAGCCGAACGTCAGAGCCTGCGGGTACTCAATCTAGGCTGCACAGGCAGATGGAGCCTTAGAACCATTGTGCTTCTGGCCAGATGGCTCCGGAGGAACCGTATCGAAGTGCTGCACACCCACGGCTATAAGGCGAATATCTATGGGCTCGTCGCTGCCCGCCTGGCCGGCTGCGCACTTGTTGCAACCTGTCATAACTGGACCAATCGGACCGCATCTCTTCGGCAATACGCTACGCTCGACAGGTTTCTTCTTCGTCACTTTGACCGTGTGGTGGCCGTATCGCATGGCGTTCGGTCGAATCTGCGACGAGCCGGTGTGCCGGGCCGGCGCATACGGCAGATCCCCAATGGCATTGAGGTCGCTACATATAAGGCCGCATCGCAGACGCCCAGCCGGTCCGGGCGTATTATTCTCGGCTGCCTTTCGAGACTTTCGAAAGAAAAGGGAGTCGACGTTCTGGTCTGGGCGCTTCCCAAACTATTGGCAGCCTATCCCGAACTGCAGTGCGTCGTGGCAGGAGAAGGTCCCGAACGGGAGCGTCTTCTTGCGTTGGCGGCCGAGCTCTGCGTCGCTCACGCTCTCCACCTACCTGGGTTCTGTGACGACACCGCCCGTTTTCTGTCGCGCTGCACGATTGTCATACAGCCATCGCGAATCGAAGCAATGCCTCTGGCAGTACTGGAGGCAATGGCCTCTGAAAAACCCATCGTCGCCTCGGCGGTTGGCGAAATTCCTCGTTTGCTGGAAGGCGGCAAGGCAGGCATGCTTGTACCACCTAATGATCCCGATCTGCTGGCAGACGCCATCCTGTTGCTGCTTTCTTCACCGGAGAAGCAACAAGTATTGGCGGCTCGTGCGGCAGAAAAAGCGACCGCATGTTTCGACGTTTCGGTCATGCTCGACGGCTATCTCTCAACGTACAAGGAAGCCATGGCAAAGCGTCATCTGCTGATGAGACTCAGCCCTTTCGAGAAAGCAGGCGCATTTTATGGGCGTGGTACCGATCGCGACATCGCATAA
- a CDS encoding polysaccharide deacetylase family protein, with translation MNLPSTIVPHVLAYHEIDDQNSADVYCISPDIFMSHMWAAAHGAGQIKQSAHITFDDGHVSHMRWAVPILNELDVQGHFFIPTAWMESKHGYINWNDVRSIAEQGHRIGSHGATHIFLSACNPSQLEQEVRNSRLILEDKIGRAVTSISMPGGRWNETVIRACAVAGYEEVYTSEPGMYRTATVKNSVQLPAVIGRFAVRRKTSLRTIAAYLEGDLFAVSRLRGMYLFRQLAKRTIGDRGYQHIWSSLFRAMPG, from the coding sequence ATGAACCTTCCATCAACCATTGTTCCGCATGTCCTGGCCTATCACGAGATCGACGATCAGAATTCGGCGGATGTCTATTGCATCTCGCCCGATATATTCATGAGCCACATGTGGGCTGCCGCTCATGGGGCGGGACAGATCAAACAATCGGCACATATAACGTTTGACGACGGCCATGTGTCGCATATGCGATGGGCAGTTCCCATTTTGAATGAGCTCGACGTACAGGGCCATTTCTTCATTCCTACAGCCTGGATGGAATCGAAACACGGATATATCAATTGGAACGACGTCCGGTCGATCGCCGAACAAGGTCATCGGATCGGCTCCCACGGCGCCACTCACATCTTTTTATCGGCCTGCAACCCCTCCCAGTTGGAGCAGGAGGTTCGCAATTCCAGGTTGATTCTCGAAGACAAGATCGGCCGGGCCGTCACATCGATTTCAATGCCTGGTGGGCGCTGGAATGAAACCGTGATTCGTGCCTGTGCCGTGGCGGGATACGAAGAAGTCTATACCTCGGAACCTGGCATGTACCGCACCGCTACAGTCAAGAACAGCGTGCAGCTTCCCGCGGTGATTGGAAGATTTGCGGTACGCCGTAAGACCTCACTCCGCACGATTGCCGCCTACCTTGAAGGCGATCTTTTCGCTGTCAGCCGGCTTCGCGGTATGTATCTGTTCCGTCAACTTGCTAAACGCACGATCGGAGACAGGGGCTATCAGCATATCTGGTCTTCCCTGTTCCGGGCGATGCCAGGCTGA
- a CDS encoding NAD(P)/FAD-dependent oxidoreductase: MQQGTLRPSHIAVVGGGFTGMVCAFRLLRAGYKVTILESRSDLGGLTSTHNFGPFRWDKFYHCILTSDKALLGLLADLELSDQLQWTKTEVGLFSQGALHKMTSPVDLLRYRHLSLASKLRLALMTLYVTKIKDGLALESIPLSQWTRHIFGRKVYDQIWEPLFRCKLGELRRYASAAFLWGTIVRLASTRQRGPGQQEQLGYVRGGYSTVFQKLQQVVVSLGGSTNTGVKIRCISSNGTTQEGRIHVKACHKDMYFDGAILTAPNKVIADLLDTEDAAYKARLGQVMYLGLICVVLVLKKRLSPFYVTNVTEKIGFTGVIEMTNLIDPTQETNNRHLVYLPRYTAPDDKLFEASDDAVWQHVWTDLSRMHPDLKEADIEHRFVFRERVVQPVPTLGYSEVLPPARTPVAGVYVANTSQILNDTLNNNAMTSIAQATCDELMKDIPLQQQVETLAPKGTEEALRPAFAR, from the coding sequence ATGCAACAAGGCACATTGCGCCCTTCCCATATCGCCGTTGTGGGCGGCGGTTTTACAGGCATGGTATGCGCCTTCCGCCTACTGCGCGCCGGATATAAGGTAACGATCCTGGAAAGCCGGTCGGATCTGGGCGGCCTGACCAGCACCCACAACTTCGGCCCATTCCGTTGGGACAAGTTTTATCACTGCATCCTTACTTCGGACAAAGCCCTGCTGGGTCTTCTCGCCGACCTGGAGCTGAGTGATCAACTCCAGTGGACCAAGACCGAAGTGGGCCTGTTTTCCCAAGGCGCCCTGCACAAGATGACCAGCCCGGTAGATCTACTGCGTTATCGTCATCTCTCGCTCGCATCAAAGCTCCGCCTGGCGCTGATGACCCTCTATGTCACAAAGATCAAAGACGGCCTTGCCCTGGAATCCATTCCTTTGTCTCAGTGGACCCGCCATATCTTCGGCAGGAAGGTGTACGACCAGATATGGGAGCCGCTGTTCCGCTGCAAACTCGGCGAGTTGCGCAGGTATGCATCGGCGGCATTCCTCTGGGGTACGATCGTTCGCCTTGCGTCGACGCGGCAACGCGGCCCGGGACAGCAGGAGCAGCTCGGCTATGTTCGTGGCGGGTATAGCACGGTTTTTCAGAAGCTGCAGCAGGTTGTTGTATCACTTGGAGGCTCGACGAACACGGGAGTGAAGATCCGGTGTATCTCCTCGAATGGCACTACGCAGGAAGGACGTATCCATGTCAAAGCCTGCCACAAAGATATGTACTTCGACGGCGCCATTTTGACGGCTCCCAACAAGGTCATCGCCGATCTGCTCGACACAGAAGATGCCGCATATAAAGCCCGCCTGGGACAGGTAATGTACCTCGGTCTTATCTGCGTTGTCCTCGTTCTGAAGAAGCGTCTGAGCCCGTTCTACGTAACGAATGTTACAGAAAAGATCGGCTTCACGGGCGTCATTGAAATGACGAACCTGATCGATCCCACGCAGGAGACCAATAATCGCCATCTCGTGTATCTGCCCCGCTATACTGCGCCCGACGATAAGTTGTTCGAGGCCTCCGACGATGCAGTCTGGCAGCATGTTTGGACCGATCTTTCGCGGATGCACCCCGACCTCAAGGAAGCAGACATTGAACATCGTTTTGTCTTCCGCGAGCGGGTCGTTCAGCCCGTACCAACGCTAGGGTATTCCGAGGTTCTGCCTCCGGCACGGACGCCGGTTGCCGGTGTCTATGTAGCGAATACCTCGCAGATCCTGAATGACACTCTCAACAATAATGCGATGACGTCCATCGCCCAGGCTACATGCGACGAACTCATGAAAGATATCCCGTTGCAGCAGCAGGTCGAGACGTTAGCACCGAAAGGGACGGAAGAGGCTCTCAGGCCCGCTTTCGCACGGTAG
- a CDS encoding EamA family transporter: MNADTTPSLAYSWGILAASITSGSFAQITLKHLTNTLAKKQNAGRLVAIPWLGLWVILFGLATVCWLMALRHLDISYAYPLLSLGYVLVTSLAALLLDEHVSRSHWLAIGLITCGAALVAGSI, translated from the coding sequence ATGAATGCCGATACTACGCCATCGCTGGCATATTCCTGGGGAATACTCGCCGCAAGTATCACCTCGGGGTCGTTCGCACAGATTACCCTGAAACATCTGACCAACACCCTTGCCAAGAAGCAGAACGCGGGCCGCCTTGTCGCCATTCCATGGCTTGGTCTCTGGGTCATTCTGTTCGGACTGGCAACCGTGTGTTGGCTCATGGCGCTGCGCCACCTCGATATCTCATACGCTTATCCCCTCCTCAGCCTCGGATACGTTCTGGTAACAAGCCTGGCAGCCCTTCTGCTTGACGAGCACGTATCCCGGTCACACTGGCTGGCCATTGGACTTATTACATGCGGCGCCGCACTCGTCGCGGGGAGTATCTGA
- a CDS encoding EamA family transporter, with product MRTIRYKTEMLVGGSVAMAAAGQILIKVGLLGKGRLGLLALQWPLSLPWGVLIGLCVYGVGTLLWFAAVAQKNISYLYPLAAVNYILLGFLGHYLLHESMGPWRWTGITVMAVGIALLSKTDRGIVR from the coding sequence ATGCGAACCATTCGCTACAAGACAGAGATGTTGGTGGGAGGCTCAGTGGCCATGGCTGCGGCCGGGCAGATACTGATCAAGGTTGGCCTTTTGGGGAAAGGTAGACTTGGTCTCTTGGCTCTCCAGTGGCCACTGAGTCTCCCATGGGGGGTGCTGATCGGACTTTGCGTCTACGGAGTTGGAACGCTGCTCTGGTTTGCCGCAGTCGCGCAAAAGAACATCAGTTACCTCTATCCTCTCGCTGCCGTTAACTACATTTTGCTGGGCTTTTTGGGCCACTATCTTCTGCATGAATCGATGGGGCCTTGGCGCTGGACCGGTATTACCGTCATGGCGGTTGGCATCGCGTTGCTTTCCAAAACCGATAGAGGAATAGTCAGATGA
- a CDS encoding Gfo/Idh/MocA family protein, producing MEIAPVSAYGSYKETSTMGARLKVGVVGLGAWGCNVARCLYEMPECDLVVCSDLNEARRSMAERNWNVQTVASLDEMLAQHAEIRAVVISSPAITHYPLAKKALLADKDVFVEKPFTLNVRDAEELSALAAARGRILMVGHLLEYHPAVNRIREIIQSGDLGEIYYIYTQRVNLGRIRGDENALWSFAPHDLSQILYILGEDPVDVSARGQSFIQDGIEDVVFLSLFFANRRMAHIHISWLDPHKMRSTTVVGSKKMLVFDDAAASEKLRIYDSGAQSPATCSYGEAIQVRFGDIQIPHLIATEPLKLEFQHFINCVEHRITPRSDSQDGLRVVRILEAAQKSLEMDGLPVSLHSGAVSKALHPPQTINRQWTPSLPMVPGMPVVVAHS from the coding sequence ATGGAGATTGCTCCTGTGTCTGCATACGGTTCATACAAGGAGACATCCACGATGGGAGCTCGATTGAAGGTAGGAGTTGTAGGTCTCGGCGCCTGGGGCTGCAACGTCGCCCGGTGCCTCTATGAAATGCCCGAGTGCGACTTGGTAGTCTGCAGCGATCTGAATGAGGCCCGCCGCTCAATGGCAGAACGCAACTGGAATGTGCAAACCGTTGCATCACTTGATGAAATGCTCGCGCAACACGCCGAGATTCGAGCTGTCGTCATCAGCTCGCCAGCAATTACGCACTATCCCCTCGCCAAAAAAGCGCTTCTTGCTGACAAAGACGTCTTTGTAGAAAAACCCTTTACCCTTAACGTCCGGGATGCGGAGGAGCTGTCGGCACTTGCGGCAGCGAGGGGACGGATCCTTATGGTTGGACATCTTCTCGAATACCATCCCGCCGTCAATCGCATCCGCGAGATCATCCAGTCTGGTGATCTGGGCGAGATCTACTACATCTACACGCAGCGGGTAAATCTCGGCCGCATTCGTGGTGATGAGAACGCCCTCTGGAGCTTTGCGCCGCACGATCTCTCCCAGATTCTCTACATACTCGGCGAGGATCCGGTCGATGTGAGCGCCAGGGGACAATCGTTTATCCAGGATGGCATTGAAGACGTCGTTTTCCTTAGCCTGTTCTTCGCGAATCGCCGGATGGCGCATATCCACATCTCATGGCTCGACCCGCACAAGATGCGCAGCACGACCGTCGTTGGCAGCAAGAAGATGCTCGTCTTCGATGACGCAGCAGCTTCGGAGAAACTCCGGATCTACGACAGCGGCGCGCAGAGCCCGGCTACATGCTCTTACGGCGAAGCGATTCAGGTGCGTTTCGGTGATATTCAGATACCTCATCTGATCGCGACCGAACCGCTCAAACTTGAGTTCCAACATTTCATTAACTGTGTCGAGCATCGCATCACACCAAGGAGCGACTCTCAGGATGGCCTACGTGTCGTCCGCATTCTAGAAGCGGCTCAAAAATCTCTGGAAATGGATGGCCTGCCCGTATCGCTTCATTCGGGAGCCGTTTCCAAAGCACTCCACCCACCGCAAACCATTAACCGGCAATGGACGCCGAGCCTGCCGATGGTCCCAGGCATGCCGGTAGTCGTGGCGCACTCCTAG
- a CDS encoding nucleotide sugar dehydrogenase, whose amino-acid sequence MNLVTVSTQTRQAERQLEKLQAKTAKVGVIGLGYVGLPLSLLLSEAGFTVQGFDIDARKVDQLEDGKSYIFRIPATEIEMARSQGFRATTDFSKISEQDAIIMCVPTPLTDHRDPDLSFIQKTAESIAPWLVRGQLVVLESTTYPGTTEEVLIPILDRGCPEGLQAYEPGMDVDANVFYVAFSPEREDPGNNTVARRDIPKVIGGHGAVAGKLAGALYGNIFGRTVAVSSTQAAEMTKLLENIYRCVNIAMVNELKLLSLRMGIDIWEVIDAAATKPFGFQPFYPGPGLGGHCIPIDPFYLSWKAREWNFHTRFIELAGEINEGMPRHVVHSVSEALNAHRKSMNGAKVLVLGVAYKKDIDDLRESPSLEIIEMLQEEKATVDYNDPYFPTVGRGRHYDLGMTCTPLDRLADYDCVVIATDHSDYDYEAIVRNSQLVVDTRNATRGIVSSKIVRC is encoded by the coding sequence ATGAACCTAGTAACTGTGTCCACGCAAACTCGTCAAGCGGAGCGTCAGCTCGAGAAGCTCCAAGCGAAGACCGCAAAGGTCGGCGTTATCGGCCTTGGATATGTTGGTCTCCCCCTATCCCTTCTTCTATCGGAAGCGGGCTTTACAGTGCAGGGCTTCGATATTGACGCCCGCAAAGTGGACCAGTTGGAAGATGGGAAGAGCTATATCTTCCGCATTCCGGCGACGGAAATTGAAATGGCTCGTTCACAAGGATTCCGTGCAACGACCGATTTCAGCAAAATCAGCGAACAGGACGCCATCATCATGTGCGTGCCCACGCCGCTGACGGATCATCGGGATCCCGACCTCTCGTTCATTCAGAAGACAGCGGAATCCATCGCTCCATGGCTGGTCCGCGGCCAATTGGTCGTTCTGGAGAGCACGACTTATCCGGGTACAACCGAAGAGGTGCTGATCCCAATCCTGGACCGTGGCTGCCCCGAAGGTCTTCAGGCCTATGAGCCGGGCATGGATGTAGACGCGAATGTCTTCTATGTTGCGTTCTCGCCTGAACGTGAGGATCCGGGCAATAACACTGTGGCTCGCCGCGATATCCCGAAGGTTATCGGCGGGCATGGCGCAGTTGCCGGAAAGCTGGCAGGCGCGCTCTATGGGAATATTTTTGGCCGCACAGTTGCGGTCTCATCGACGCAGGCGGCAGAGATGACCAAGCTGCTTGAAAACATTTACCGGTGCGTAAACATCGCGATGGTAAACGAACTCAAGCTGCTTTCACTCCGGATGGGAATCGACATCTGGGAGGTCATCGATGCCGCCGCGACCAAACCGTTCGGCTTCCAGCCGTTCTATCCCGGTCCTGGCCTGGGTGGTCACTGTATCCCAATCGATCCCTTCTATCTGAGCTGGAAGGCTCGGGAGTGGAACTTCCACACCCGCTTTATCGAGCTGGCCGGCGAGATCAACGAGGGAATGCCTCGTCACGTGGTGCACTCGGTCTCAGAGGCTTTGAACGCGCACCGCAAATCGATGAACGGGGCAAAGGTCCTGGTTCTCGGTGTCGCTTACAAGAAAGATATCGACGACCTTCGTGAGTCTCCATCGCTCGAGATTATCGAGATGCTGCAGGAGGAGAAGGCAACGGTCGACTACAACGATCCATACTTTCCAACTGTTGGCCGGGGCCGGCATTACGACCTGGGCATGACATGTACCCCTCTGGATCGTCTGGCTGACTACGACTGCGTCGTCATAGCCACTGATCACTCCGACTACGACTACGAGGCGATCGTGCGCAATTCTCAACTTGTTGTTGATACGCGTAACGCTACTCGCGGAATCGTGTCTTCCAAGATCGTTCGTTGCTAA